A window of Gavia stellata isolate bGavSte3 chromosome 21, bGavSte3.hap2, whole genome shotgun sequence contains these coding sequences:
- the RITA1 gene encoding RBPJ-interacting and tubulin-associated protein 1 — translation MRAVGPAPGGGSAPAPQLPRGGRARGRGRGFGFRRARASFVDESLFGSPAGARPAPPGFAPPWAAAAAAAGGGPRPGSKCRLRSHTPSYCDESLFGAKPEGPAWAAPWMRKEDVAKLHPLLWSPPPAPRNQPSLSPRSRETPLRAVHLRAPASLAAAGFEVGRKSKSCVWKRPESDLGSEGRGAPGRGRSQSLSQLSTPSDRLCLASDNPKTERCKNRSPPTAPVTPQGPLMRGRSKSTSGPSLAMNSKAAASCKPRPPWK, via the exons ATGCGGGCCGTGGGCCCGGCACCGGGAGGCGGCTCCGCTCCCGCTCCCCAGCTgccgcgggggggccgggctcggggccggggccggggcttCGGCTTCCGCCGGGCGCGGGCGTCCTTCGTGGACGAGTCGCTCTTCGGCAGCCCCGCGGGGGCCCGTCCGGCGCCGCCCGGCTTCGCGCCTCCctgggcggcggcggcggcggctgccggtGGCGGCCCGCGGCCGGGGAGTAAGTGCAG GTTGCGAAGTCACACCCCGTCCTACTGCGACGAGTCCCTGTTCGGTGCCAAGCCCGAGGGTCCAGCCTGGGCAGCTCCTTGGATGAGGAAAGAAGATGTAGCCAAGCTCCATCCGCTGCTCTGGAGCCCTCCGCCTGCCCCCCGAAACCAGCCCAGCCTTTCCCCCCGCTCCAGGGAGACGCCCTTGAGAGCCGTCCACCTGCGAGCCCCTGCGTCTCTGGCAGCGGCAGGCTTTGAGGTGGGCCGTAAGAGCAAGTCCTGCGTCTGGAAGCGTCCTGAGAGTGATTTGGGCTCCGAAGGCCGGGGTGCTCCAGGCAGAGGACGTTCCCAGTCTCTCAGCCAGCTGAGCACCCCCTCAGACAGGCTCTGCCTGGCTTCAGACAACCCCAAGACAGAAAGGTGTAAAAATCGGAGCCCTCCAACAGCCCCTGTGACCCCACAAGGCCCTCTGATGAGGGGTCGATCAAAAAGCACATCCGGACCTTCTTTGGCCATGAACTCCAAGGCAGCGGCCAGTTGCAAACCCAGGCCTCCCTGGAAGTGA